From Haloarcula hispanica ATCC 33960, the proteins below share one genomic window:
- a CDS encoding ABC transporter ATP-binding protein — MSEQSLVSDGPVLGKEDPVLRAEGLEKRFGGLVATDDASIEVERGTITGLIGPNGAGKSTLFNLVSGFYEPDAGSVAVNGVDVTGQKPHQIADQGMIRTFQTPRKPEGMTVREALLVGPHNQTGESIIPLFTSPDTVEQEERRSLEQAQQMLERFEIGDLATQPATDLSGGQMKLVELARGMMAEPDLLLLDEPVAGVNPVLADKLAGFIEELNEEGITFLIIEHDMNFIMRLADPIIVLNQGSVLVEGPPEAVRSDERVIDAYLGGPSE; from the coding sequence ATGAGTGAGCAGTCGCTCGTCTCCGACGGCCCCGTTCTCGGCAAGGAGGACCCCGTCCTCCGTGCTGAGGGGCTGGAGAAACGCTTCGGCGGCCTCGTGGCGACGGACGACGCGTCAATCGAGGTCGAACGCGGCACCATAACGGGCCTCATCGGCCCGAACGGCGCCGGCAAGTCCACGCTGTTCAATCTCGTCTCGGGCTTCTACGAACCCGACGCCGGCTCCGTCGCAGTCAACGGCGTCGACGTGACTGGCCAGAAGCCCCACCAGATCGCCGATCAGGGGATGATCCGGACGTTCCAGACGCCGCGCAAACCGGAGGGGATGACCGTCCGGGAGGCGCTGCTCGTGGGGCCGCACAACCAGACCGGGGAGTCGATCATCCCGCTGTTCACCTCGCCTGACACCGTCGAACAGGAGGAACGGCGCTCGCTGGAACAGGCCCAGCAGATGCTCGAACGGTTCGAGATCGGCGATCTGGCCACCCAGCCCGCGACGGACCTCTCGGGCGGACAGATGAAACTGGTCGAACTGGCCCGCGGGATGATGGCCGAACCCGACCTGCTCCTGCTCGACGAGCCCGTCGCTGGCGTCAACCCCGTGCTGGCCGACAAGCTGGCCGGGTTCATCGAGGAACTCAACGAGGAGGGGATCACCTTCCTCATCATCGAACACGACATGAACTTCATCATGCGCCTGGCCGACCCGATTATCGTCCTCAATCAGGGGAGTGTCCTCGTCGAGGGGCCGCCCGAGGCGGTCCGGAGCGACGAGCGCGTCATTGACGCCTACCTGGGAGGGCCGTCGGAATGA
- a CDS encoding branched-chain amino acid ABC transporter permease yields MSALDVGGYSPREKGVAGVLGALAALLLVAVLTGFLAPAYLLYLIGLSAMYMLLSMGLNVQWGYGGMINFSVAAFFGLGAYGTALLTASGSPISGGVSPVIALFGGLGLAAVLAVIIGYPTLKLRDDYLAIASLGLAEVVRIFILNESQWTAGSAGLTGIPLFFSDWPVLGDLTYPYIFYVGGTPVFNMSQSVVTSALNVVLVTVIVAAVYLFLRRIHQSPWGRVLRTIRTDEDLAETLGKNTFAFKMQAFVIGSLIMALAGVFYSHLVLFVSPSDLQPITTFYVWVAVILGGTGSDRGAMLGGFTIVAIQQGTRFLTDTGALPIGAAPLRLMLVGLLIIFIVRLRPEGILPPERELIWPDSLGGGRDE; encoded by the coding sequence ATGAGCGCGCTCGATGTCGGTGGGTACTCGCCCCGGGAGAAAGGCGTCGCGGGGGTGCTGGGCGCGCTCGCCGCGCTCCTGCTCGTCGCGGTTTTGACCGGCTTCCTTGCACCAGCGTACCTGCTGTATCTCATCGGGCTGTCGGCGATGTACATGCTCCTCTCGATGGGGCTGAACGTCCAGTGGGGGTACGGTGGCATGATCAACTTCAGCGTCGCGGCCTTCTTCGGCCTCGGCGCGTACGGGACCGCGCTGCTAACGGCGTCCGGCTCGCCGATATCCGGCGGCGTCAGCCCCGTCATCGCGCTGTTTGGCGGTCTCGGCCTCGCCGCGGTGCTCGCGGTGATTATCGGATATCCGACGCTGAAACTCCGCGATGACTACCTCGCAATTGCGTCGCTGGGCCTTGCAGAGGTCGTGCGTATCTTCATCCTCAACGAATCGCAGTGGACGGCGGGCAGTGCCGGTCTGACCGGCATCCCGCTGTTCTTCTCCGACTGGCCCGTGCTCGGTGACCTGACGTACCCCTACATCTTCTACGTAGGCGGGACGCCGGTGTTCAACATGAGTCAGTCGGTGGTCACCAGCGCGCTGAACGTCGTCCTCGTCACGGTGATTGTCGCGGCCGTCTACCTGTTCCTCCGGCGCATCCACCAGTCGCCGTGGGGCCGCGTCCTGCGAACCATCCGGACCGACGAGGACCTCGCGGAGACGCTGGGCAAGAACACGTTCGCGTTCAAGATGCAGGCCTTCGTCATCGGGAGCCTCATCATGGCGCTCGCGGGCGTGTTCTACTCCCACCTCGTCCTGTTCGTCAGTCCCTCGGACCTCCAGCCGATCACGACGTTCTACGTCTGGGTCGCTGTCATCCTCGGCGGCACCGGCAGCGACCGCGGTGCGATGCTGGGCGGGTTCACTATCGTCGCCATCCAGCAGGGGACGCGCTTCCTGACCGACACTGGCGCACTTCCCATCGGCGCGGCACCGCTCCGACTCATGCTGGTCGGCCTGCTCATCATCTTTATCGTCAGGCTCCGCCCGGAGGGGATTCTCCCGCCGGAGCGCGAGCTTATCTGGCCCGACTCGCTGGGCGGTGGTCGCGATGAGTGA
- a CDS encoding branched-chain amino acid ABC transporter permease, translating to MAQILQYLANGLVFSSIIILGSIGLSLVYSIADFANFAHGDTMTLGAYGAFVAFGVFGGLGGTVLGLPIGFFIALAVGMALAAVVAVLTHILVYKPLDTDSIGLLITSIGVAFVYRAVLQASFGTDFLQYDIRRSGPIQVLLDTLGVAVTQRDVAIIVSAAVLVVALHLLLQRTTLGRKMRATADNPDLARVSGIRTDRVILVMWVVGSALAAAGGVFLALYSQLDPRIGFNILLVVFAAVILGGIGSVYGAMLGGLLIGMLHELTPLLGDIGLPISNAYAPAVAFVIMVAVLLVRPRGIAGDMT from the coding sequence ATGGCGCAGATATTACAGTACCTGGCAAACGGGCTCGTTTTCAGTAGTATCATCATCCTCGGGAGCATCGGACTCTCGCTGGTCTACAGCATCGCCGACTTCGCGAACTTCGCACACGGCGATACGATGACGCTGGGCGCCTACGGGGCGTTCGTCGCGTTCGGCGTGTTCGGCGGTCTCGGCGGCACCGTTCTCGGTCTCCCGATCGGGTTCTTCATCGCCCTGGCAGTCGGAATGGCGCTAGCGGCCGTCGTCGCCGTCCTGACTCACATTCTCGTGTACAAGCCCCTCGATACGGACTCGATCGGGCTCCTCATCACGAGCATCGGCGTGGCGTTCGTCTACCGCGCGGTGCTACAGGCGTCCTTCGGGACGGACTTCCTGCAGTACGATATCCGTCGCAGCGGGCCGATTCAGGTGTTGCTGGACACGCTCGGCGTCGCGGTGACACAGCGAGACGTCGCGATCATCGTCAGCGCGGCGGTACTCGTCGTCGCTCTACACCTCTTGCTCCAGCGGACGACGCTGGGCCGGAAGATGCGTGCGACGGCTGACAACCCCGACCTCGCACGCGTGAGCGGCATCCGAACCGACCGCGTCATCCTCGTCATGTGGGTCGTCGGCAGCGCCCTGGCCGCCGCCGGTGGCGTCTTCCTCGCGCTGTACAGCCAGCTCGACCCGCGCATCGGCTTCAACATCCTGCTGGTCGTGTTCGCCGCGGTCATCCTCGGCGGTATCGGTTCGGTGTACGGGGCGATGCTCGGTGGGCTGCTCATCGGGATGCTCCACGAACTGACGCCGTTGCTCGGCGACATCGGGCTCCCCATCAGCAACGCCTACGCGCCGGCCGTCGCATTCGTCATCATGGTCGCAGTCCTGCTTGTCAGGCCTCGCGGCATCGCGGGTGATATGACATGA
- a CDS encoding ABC transporter substrate-binding protein, with protein MNDHDKSSIDRRSVIKAAASAGLVGLAGCSGGAPDEGDGGDGGDGGDGESTDTSTDSGSETYTIGMVDSLSGSLSAFGQRNQRGKEIALDDINSVGVSGGELAISQQDDQSTSQGGVSAAQTLVNQEEVPLLIGTVGSGVSTAIHESVVQNTDVVQISQNSTSPNLTNFPDLLRMPPAGKAQAEAISTLLDEDGNESAALAWINNDYGQSVGEAFIEAYDGEIVYNEPHDQGQSSYSSTISSMANTDADAWVFITYQPEFATMSQEAFDLGVTDQAAWYGGDSVKGPKVLESAPEGSLDGMKAVVPSVPQDAENYQAFVSEFEERFGEEPTSWSAYAYDAVVVSALAIEAADEFTGSALMEVVRDVTRPEGEEATTYEDAHEILANGGSPSDVDYTGVSGPIDLDENGDPVGLLQVFEVVDHAYESSGFIEG; from the coding sequence ATGAACGACCATGACAAGTCTTCGATCGACAGGCGAAGCGTAATCAAAGCCGCTGCCAGTGCCGGACTCGTCGGCCTCGCCGGCTGTTCCGGTGGTGCTCCCGACGAAGGTGACGGTGGCGACGGTGGTGACGGCGGCGACGGTGAATCGACGGACACCTCGACGGATTCGGGCTCTGAAACCTACACCATCGGGATGGTGGACAGCCTCTCCGGCTCGCTGTCCGCGTTCGGGCAGCGGAACCAGCGCGGCAAGGAAATCGCGCTTGACGATATCAACTCCGTCGGTGTTAGTGGCGGCGAACTGGCGATCTCACAGCAGGACGACCAGAGTACGAGCCAGGGTGGAGTCAGTGCAGCCCAGACACTCGTCAATCAGGAAGAAGTTCCGCTGCTCATCGGTACTGTCGGGAGCGGCGTCAGCACGGCCATCCACGAGAGCGTTGTCCAGAACACTGATGTCGTCCAGATCAGCCAGAACAGCACCAGCCCGAACCTGACGAACTTCCCGGACCTGCTCCGGATGCCGCCGGCCGGCAAGGCACAGGCGGAGGCGATCTCAACGCTCCTCGATGAAGACGGTAACGAGTCCGCTGCCCTGGCCTGGATCAACAACGATTACGGGCAGTCCGTCGGCGAGGCCTTTATCGAGGCCTACGACGGAGAAATCGTCTACAACGAACCCCACGACCAGGGCCAGTCCTCCTACAGTAGCACCATCTCCTCGATGGCTAACACCGACGCCGACGCGTGGGTGTTCATCACCTACCAGCCGGAGTTCGCAACGATGTCCCAGGAGGCGTTCGACCTGGGCGTCACCGATCAGGCCGCCTGGTACGGTGGGGACAGCGTCAAAGGCCCGAAAGTCCTCGAATCAGCTCCCGAGGGCAGCCTCGACGGAATGAAGGCCGTGGTGCCGAGCGTCCCACAGGACGCCGAGAACTATCAGGCGTTCGTCTCGGAGTTCGAGGAGCGCTTCGGCGAGGAACCAACGTCGTGGTCGGCGTACGCCTACGACGCGGTGGTCGTCAGCGCACTCGCTATCGAAGCCGCCGACGAGTTCACCGGCTCGGCGCTCATGGAGGTCGTCCGTGACGTGACTCGTCCCGAAGGCGAGGAGGCGACCACCTATGAGGATGCACACGAGATTCTGGCCAACGGTGGCTCGCCATCGGACGTGGACTACACCGGCGTGAGCGGCCCGATCGACCTCGACGAGAACGGTGATCCCGTCGGGTTGCTGCAGGTGTTCGAAGTCGTGGACCACGCGTACGAATCCAGCGGCTTCATCGAGGGCTAA
- a CDS encoding proline racemase family protein has product MERTEFITVDTHTGGEPTRIVLDGIEADTLAGETVRERRDRFAATADGVRKLLMQEPRGHADMFGAVPVPTDRADLGVFFMDTDGYLDMCGHGLIGVVTALVERGELPETRELTVETPAGLVDVTVEIADGVVHRVAFENVDSYVCETITVEQDGIPVEARIVYSGNYFAVVDAESLGVTLDGEEATQCIEPALALRRAVNDVAPDDPITGSSVTVSAVELTAGGDSDRSCVVFADGSIDRSPCGTGTCARLTLHHVDGDLAVGERVEVTGPVGSAFEGYISETNVDDGVTVTSPVVSGTAHITGDHTFYRDDDDTLGSFTLT; this is encoded by the coding sequence ATGGAACGAACGGAGTTTATCACGGTAGACACGCATACGGGCGGAGAGCCGACGCGCATCGTACTCGACGGCATCGAGGCCGACACACTCGCCGGAGAGACCGTCCGGGAGAGACGCGACCGGTTCGCAGCCACAGCAGACGGCGTCCGAAAACTCCTCATGCAGGAGCCCCGCGGACACGCGGATATGTTCGGGGCGGTCCCGGTGCCCACCGACCGGGCCGACCTCGGGGTCTTCTTCATGGACACTGACGGCTATCTGGACATGTGTGGCCACGGCCTCATCGGGGTCGTGACCGCACTCGTCGAACGGGGCGAACTCCCCGAAACGCGGGAACTGACCGTCGAAACCCCGGCCGGGCTGGTCGACGTGACGGTCGAAATAGCTGACGGCGTCGTCCACCGCGTCGCGTTCGAGAACGTCGACAGTTACGTCTGTGAGACGATTACCGTCGAACAGGACGGCATCCCGGTCGAGGCTCGTATCGTCTATTCCGGGAACTACTTCGCCGTCGTCGACGCTGAGAGCCTGGGCGTCACGCTCGACGGCGAGGAAGCCACGCAGTGTATCGAGCCCGCACTGGCACTCCGCCGAGCAGTCAACGACGTCGCACCCGACGACCCAATCACCGGTTCGTCAGTGACCGTCTCGGCAGTCGAACTCACCGCCGGCGGCGACAGCGACCGGAGCTGTGTGGTGTTCGCCGACGGATCTATCGACCGCTCTCCCTGTGGGACGGGGACGTGTGCGCGGTTGACGCTTCACCACGTCGACGGTGACCTCGCTGTTGGCGAGCGTGTCGAAGTGACCGGCCCGGTGGGGTCGGCGTTCGAGGGGTATATCAGCGAGACAAACGTCGACGACGGTGTCACCGTGACCAGCCCGGTCGTTTCGGGTACAGCGCATATCACGGGCGATCACACGTTTTACCGGGACGACGACGATACGCTCGGCAGTTTCACACTCACTTAA
- a CDS encoding proline dehydrogenase family protein yields MIPPIANNFVAGETAPGALDHVASLNDDGVKGILNLLGEHYDERQPADEDADQYTELVKEIDRSGLDCAISVKPSQIGLDVGDDVFVENLERIVAAGDDHGVFVWVDMEDYTTTDVTLDAYERLVTDHEGGVGVCTQANLKRTPEDLERLAPLPGKVRLVKGAYSEPKEVSYKKKERVNEAYRDCLELMFEEFDGGIGVGSHDPAMIDYAKDLHDEYGTDYEVQMLMGVRDDAQRDLAAEGVPMWQYIPYGDKWFSYFYRRVRERKENALFAVRAVLS; encoded by the coding sequence ATGATTCCGCCGATAGCGAACAACTTCGTCGCCGGGGAGACAGCCCCGGGGGCGCTCGACCACGTCGCTTCGCTCAACGACGACGGCGTCAAGGGCATCCTAAATCTGTTAGGCGAACACTACGACGAGCGCCAGCCCGCCGACGAGGACGCAGACCAGTACACCGAGTTAGTCAAAGAAATCGACAGGAGCGGCCTCGACTGCGCTATCTCGGTCAAGCCCTCGCAGATCGGCCTCGACGTTGGGGACGACGTGTTCGTCGAGAACCTCGAACGGATCGTTGCGGCGGGCGACGACCACGGCGTCTTCGTCTGGGTCGACATGGAGGATTACACGACGACCGATGTGACCCTCGACGCGTACGAACGACTCGTCACGGACCACGAGGGCGGCGTCGGCGTCTGTACACAGGCAAACCTCAAGCGGACGCCCGAGGACCTCGAACGGCTCGCTCCTCTTCCCGGGAAGGTCCGGCTGGTCAAGGGAGCCTACTCCGAGCCCAAAGAGGTCTCTTACAAGAAAAAAGAGCGCGTCAACGAAGCCTACCGCGACTGTCTCGAACTGATGTTCGAGGAGTTCGATGGCGGTATCGGCGTCGGTAGCCACGATCCGGCGATGATAGACTACGCGAAGGACCTCCACGACGAGTACGGCACTGACTACGAAGTGCAGATGCTAATGGGCGTCCGCGACGACGCCCAGCGCGACCTCGCCGCGGAGGGCGTCCCGATGTGGCAGTACATCCCCTACGGCGACAAGTGGTTCTCCTACTTCTACCGGCGCGTCCGTGAACGCAAAGAGAACGCGCTGTTCGCTGTTCGGGCCGTTCTGAGCTAA
- a CDS encoding helix-turn-helix domain-containing protein — protein MSEAQSEHGGLQLTLSIWHPDCWTLEVTDQTAAGLLAHGVYNTQNGSVKGLFTAYADSINDVEDLIDATRDSSLTDSVLELRERHGATGTSSSPGNTTRELFVEYDPDNTISDSLLSRGFIHNDPVRVRHGREHWPVFFPDSRDEAESLLDEIREEQSADIEVTRITSAGGGNPQQLRRMDRLSDSQREAFELARQEDYYAWPRGISTRELASKLGVSKTTLLEHLRKAEAKLLDPDQ, from the coding sequence ATGAGTGAAGCACAATCAGAACACGGGGGACTCCAGCTCACCCTGAGCATCTGGCATCCTGACTGCTGGACCCTCGAAGTCACCGATCAGACCGCGGCTGGCCTGTTGGCTCACGGCGTGTACAACACCCAGAACGGCAGCGTGAAGGGCCTGTTCACGGCGTACGCAGACAGTATTAACGACGTCGAGGATCTCATCGACGCGACCCGTGATTCGTCGCTGACCGACTCCGTGCTGGAGTTACGCGAGCGCCACGGCGCGACTGGCACGTCCTCGTCGCCGGGGAACACGACCCGCGAGCTGTTCGTCGAGTACGACCCGGACAACACCATTAGCGACAGCCTTCTCTCGCGGGGGTTCATCCACAACGACCCGGTTCGCGTCCGCCACGGCCGCGAGCACTGGCCGGTGTTTTTCCCGGACTCCCGCGACGAGGCCGAGTCGCTCCTCGACGAGATCCGCGAGGAACAGTCGGCCGATATCGAAGTGACTCGAATCACGTCCGCCGGCGGCGGCAATCCGCAGCAACTCCGGCGGATGGACAGACTCTCGGACAGCCAGCGCGAGGCGTTCGAACTCGCCAGACAGGAGGACTACTACGCGTGGCCGCGGGGCATCTCGACGCGCGAACTCGCGTCGAAACTCGGCGTTTCGAAGACGACGCTGCTCGAACACCTCCGGAAAGCAGAAGCGAAACTACTCGACCCGGACCAGTAA
- a CDS encoding aldehyde dehydrogenase family protein, producing the protein MSTDDSRRHYIDGEWTTGTGEETFTSQNPATGEALASFHRGTEADVDRALAAAEDAYDEWRSLSHIDRAEYLWDIYHELRDRHEELGEIVTMECGKEISEGLADVTESWHMVEWAAGNARHPHGDVVPSEIASKDAYMRRKPKGVVGCITPWNFPVAIPFWHLAVTLVEGNTVVWKPAEQTPWCAHIIAEMFEDSGIPDGVFNLVQGYGDAGNAIVEDDRVETVLFTGSAEVGHKIASKVGGEPGKIAACEMGGKNAVIVTEEADLDIAVHSAVMSSFKTTGQRCVSSERLIVHEDLYDEFKERFVDIAEDIAVGDPLEEDTFMGPLIERDQVEKFKRYNDLAREEGANVLVDRADLDAEEIPEGHEEGHWVGPFVYEIDYDEDLRCINEEVFGPHVALLEYSGDFDQALEMHNSVDYGLAGAIISEDYRQINQFRDEAEIGLAYGNLPCIGAEVHLPFGGVKKSGNGLPSGREVIEAVTERTAWTLNNSKDIEMAQGLSADIITDE; encoded by the coding sequence ATGAGTACAGACGACTCACGGCGACACTACATCGACGGTGAATGGACGACAGGCACCGGCGAGGAAACGTTCACAAGTCAGAACCCGGCTACCGGCGAGGCGCTCGCCTCGTTCCACCGCGGAACCGAGGCCGACGTCGACCGCGCGCTGGCCGCGGCAGAAGACGCCTACGACGAGTGGCGCTCGCTCTCGCACATCGACCGCGCAGAGTACCTCTGGGACATCTACCACGAGCTGCGTGACCGCCACGAGGAACTCGGCGAAATCGTCACCATGGAGTGTGGCAAGGAGATCAGCGAGGGGCTGGCCGACGTGACCGAGTCCTGGCACATGGTCGAGTGGGCCGCCGGCAACGCCCGCCACCCCCACGGCGACGTGGTACCGTCCGAGATCGCCAGCAAGGACGCCTATATGCGGCGCAAGCCGAAGGGGGTCGTCGGCTGTATCACCCCGTGGAACTTCCCGGTCGCAATCCCGTTCTGGCACCTCGCAGTGACGCTGGTCGAGGGCAACACCGTCGTCTGGAAGCCCGCCGAGCAGACCCCGTGGTGTGCCCACATCATCGCCGAGATGTTCGAGGACTCGGGCATCCCGGACGGCGTGTTCAACCTCGTGCAGGGCTACGGCGACGCCGGCAACGCCATCGTCGAGGACGACCGCGTCGAGACGGTCCTCTTTACGGGCAGCGCCGAAGTCGGCCACAAGATCGCCTCCAAGGTCGGCGGCGAACCCGGCAAGATCGCCGCCTGCGAGATGGGCGGAAAGAACGCCGTCATCGTCACGGAGGAAGCCGATCTCGATATCGCCGTCCACTCGGCCGTGATGTCCAGCTTCAAGACGACCGGCCAGCGCTGTGTCTCCTCGGAGCGGCTCATCGTCCACGAGGACCTCTATGACGAATTCAAGGAGCGGTTCGTCGACATCGCCGAAGACATCGCCGTCGGCGACCCGCTGGAGGAAGACACCTTCATGGGGCCGCTCATCGAGCGAGACCAGGTCGAGAAGTTCAAGCGCTACAACGACCTCGCTCGCGAGGAGGGCGCGAACGTGCTCGTCGACCGCGCCGACCTCGATGCCGAAGAGATTCCCGAGGGTCACGAGGAGGGCCACTGGGTCGGCCCGTTCGTCTACGAGATCGACTACGACGAGGACCTGCGCTGTATCAACGAGGAAGTGTTCGGCCCCCACGTCGCGCTGCTTGAGTACTCGGGTGACTTCGATCAGGCGCTGGAGATGCACAACAGCGTCGACTACGGCCTCGCCGGTGCCATCATCTCCGAGGACTACCGCCAGATCAACCAGTTCCGCGACGAAGCCGAAATCGGCCTCGCCTACGGCAACCTCCCGTGTATCGGCGCGGAGGTCCACCTGCCATTCGGCGGCGTCAAGAAGTCCGGCAACGGCCTCCCGAGCGGCCGCGAGGTCATCGAGGCCGTCACCGAGCGCACCGCCTGGACGCTGAACAACTCCAAGGACATCGAGATGGCACAGGGGCTGTCGGCGGACATCATCACCGATGAGTAA
- the eif1A gene encoding translation initiation factor eIF-1A, translating to MSDNDSRKNLRMPEEDEVFAVVMDMLGANRVKVRCMDGVERTARIPGKMQKRIWIREDDVVLVEPWDWQDEKADITWRYEKQDADQLREEGHIQE from the coding sequence ATGAGCGACAACGACAGCAGAAAGAACCTGCGGATGCCGGAAGAAGACGAGGTGTTCGCCGTCGTCATGGACATGCTTGGCGCGAATCGCGTCAAGGTACGCTGTATGGACGGCGTCGAACGCACAGCCCGGATTCCGGGCAAGATGCAAAAGCGGATCTGGATACGCGAAGACGACGTGGTCCTCGTCGAACCCTGGGACTGGCAAGACGAGAAAGCCGACATCACATGGCGCTATGAGAAACAGGACGCCGACCAACTGCGCGAGGAGGGCCACATTCAGGAGTAG
- the rio1 gene encoding serine/threonine-protein kinase Rio1 produces the protein MTEGQFGLLDTDDVDSPGDEWEEVDVSDTEADRIARKRDREFSEFRERIKDADQFKVEASVFDDATYGALYKLVQDGHIDAFGGPISTGKEANVYTALSGDTEVAVKVYRINASDFKDMRSYLDGDPRFEGIGSDKKKVVTAWVRKESSNLKRARRAGVRTPEPIAVERNVLVMEYLGTEEGRSKRLSEVHIENPETAYEVVKEYTRRLYDAGLVHGDLSEYNIVFHEGQLYIIDLGQAVTIHHPNADDFLERDCRNVANFFARQGVDATPEDLLAYVREYATPKDKDDTAPGSDDDAVPQGTPADRRDEE, from the coding sequence GTGACCGAGGGGCAGTTCGGCCTGCTCGATACGGACGACGTCGACTCACCGGGCGACGAGTGGGAAGAGGTCGACGTCTCCGACACGGAAGCCGACCGCATCGCCCGCAAGCGGGACCGCGAGTTTAGCGAGTTCCGCGAGCGCATCAAGGACGCCGACCAATTCAAAGTCGAGGCCAGCGTCTTCGACGACGCCACCTACGGCGCGCTGTACAAGCTCGTTCAGGACGGCCACATCGACGCTTTCGGCGGGCCGATCTCGACCGGCAAAGAGGCCAACGTCTACACAGCGCTGTCCGGCGATACAGAGGTCGCCGTCAAGGTGTACCGCATCAACGCCTCCGATTTCAAGGACATGCGGAGCTATCTCGACGGCGACCCCCGATTCGAGGGCATCGGCTCGGACAAAAAGAAGGTTGTCACCGCGTGGGTCCGCAAGGAGTCGTCGAACCTCAAGCGCGCACGGCGGGCCGGCGTTCGGACGCCGGAGCCCATCGCCGTCGAGCGGAACGTCCTCGTGATGGAGTATCTGGGGACCGAGGAGGGCCGCAGCAAACGTCTCAGCGAGGTCCACATCGAGAACCCGGAGACGGCCTACGAGGTCGTCAAGGAGTACACCCGGCGGCTGTACGACGCCGGCCTCGTCCACGGCGACCTCTCGGAGTACAACATCGTCTTCCACGAGGGCCAACTGTACATCATCGACCTGGGGCAGGCAGTGACCATCCACCACCCCAACGCCGACGATTTCCTCGAACGGGACTGCCGCAACGTCGCGAACTTCTTCGCCAGACAGGGCGTCGACGCCACCCCCGAGGATCTGCTCGCGTACGTCCGGGAGTACGCGACCCCGAAAGACAAGGACGATACCGCCCCGGGGAGCGACGACGACGCTGTCCCGCAGGGGACGCCGGCGGACCGTCGTGACGAGGAGTGA
- a CDS encoding PAS domain-containing sensor histidine kinase, translating into MDTTDSSDQQSARDDDSVSERLIEGLSSHAVFMLDASGTITTWPDPAATLYGYDRDATVGHHVDMLFADPEEMETTVDALLTEAADGPIETQHWHRQADKTVFWATLSLSPLGDGDPEGFVAVSQDTTEKHQYDKMLERQNDRLKEFTDILAHDLRSPLSVISSRVDLARETGDEEHLDALEETSDRMARLVDDLLSVAKQGNVVTDPETTNVKDVVDTAWEGAGGTTERATLHYDHVGSVSADADRLIELFENLFQNSIRHGDGAVIVRVGPLDHGFYVEDDGPGIPVDIKDDVFDHGFTTAEDGSGYGLSIVRTIAGAHGWDILVTDSDTGGARFEITGVEFLD; encoded by the coding sequence ATGGACACTACAGACAGCTCGGATCAGCAGTCAGCGCGCGACGACGACTCGGTGTCTGAGCGCCTCATCGAAGGACTGTCCTCGCATGCGGTGTTCATGCTCGATGCTAGTGGCACCATCACGACCTGGCCCGACCCGGCAGCGACGCTGTACGGCTACGACCGGGACGCGACGGTCGGCCACCACGTCGACATGCTGTTTGCCGACCCCGAAGAAATGGAGACGACCGTTGACGCACTGCTGACCGAGGCGGCAGACGGCCCCATAGAGACACAGCACTGGCACCGGCAGGCTGATAAGACGGTGTTCTGGGCGACACTCTCGCTCTCGCCGCTCGGGGATGGGGACCCCGAGGGGTTCGTCGCAGTCAGCCAGGACACGACCGAGAAACACCAGTACGACAAGATGCTCGAACGCCAGAACGACCGGCTCAAGGAGTTCACGGATATCCTCGCCCACGATCTGCGGAGCCCACTCAGTGTCATCTCCTCACGAGTGGATCTGGCCCGCGAAACCGGTGACGAGGAACACCTCGACGCGCTCGAAGAGACGAGCGACAGGATGGCCCGCCTCGTCGACGATTTGCTCTCTGTCGCCAAGCAGGGCAACGTCGTCACCGACCCGGAAACGACGAACGTCAAGGACGTTGTCGACACCGCTTGGGAAGGGGCCGGCGGCACAACCGAACGAGCCACGCTCCACTACGACCATGTTGGCTCGGTGAGCGCCGACGCCGACCGTCTCATCGAACTGTTCGAGAACCTCTTTCAGAACAGCATCCGACACGGCGACGGCGCCGTTATCGTCCGCGTCGGCCCGCTGGACCACGGCTTCTACGTCGAGGACGACGGCCCCGGCATCCCGGTAGACATCAAAGACGACGTGTTCGACCACGGCTTCACGACTGCCGAAGACGGCAGCGGCTACGGGCTCTCGATCGTCCGGACCATCGCGGGCGCACACGGCTGGGACATCCTCGTCACCGACAGCGACACGGGCGGCGCGCGGTTCGAAATCACCGGCGTCGAGTTTCTGGACTGA